The Juglans microcarpa x Juglans regia isolate MS1-56 chromosome 2S, Jm3101_v1.0, whole genome shotgun sequence genome has a window encoding:
- the LOC121252672 gene encoding translation factor GUF1 homolog, mitochondrial, with product MVSLSRASKALTPLKYLSLAHTPSKYGPFSSIFKDNPLCTRLNNKHFGLSHGFASQSRQNSEENAIDLSQYPSERVRNFSIIAHVDHGKSTLADRLLELTGTIKRGHGQPQYLDKLQVERERGITVKAQTATMFYNHNFHGTNVRDMQDQASFLLNLIDTPGHVDFSYEVSRSLAACQGVLLVVDAAQGVQAQTVANFYLAFESNLTIIPVINKIDQPTADPERVKAQLKSMFDLDPIDALLTSAKTGQGLEQVLPAVIERIPPPPGKSTSPLRMLLLDSYYDEYKGVICHVAVVDGMLHKGDKISSVATGQAYEVLDVGIMHPELTPTGVLHTGQVGYVVSGMRSTKEARVGDTLYYSRSIVEPLAGFKPAKHMVFSGLYPADGSDFEALNHAIERLTCNDASVSITKESSTALGLGFRCGFLGLLHMDVFHQRLEQEYGAHVISTVPTVPYIFEFSDESKVEVQNPAALPSNSKLRVTACWEPTVLATIIIPSEYVGAVITLCSERRGQQLEYTFIDSQRAFMKYRLPLREIVVDFYNELKSITSGYASFDYEDTDYQQSDLVKLDILLNGQPVDAMATIVHTLKAQRVGRELVDKLKKFIDRQMFEITIQAAIGSKIIARETITALRKNVLAKCYGGDITRKRKLLEKQKEGKKRMKRIGSVDIPQEAFHELLKVS from the exons ATGGTTTCTCTGAGCAGAGCTTCAAAAGCCCTAACGCCACTCAAATACCTATCTCTGGCACACACTCCCTCTAAATATGGCCCATTTTCATCGATATTCAAAGACAACCCGTTATGCACCAGACTAAATAACAAGCATTTTGGTTTGAGCCATGGATTCGCCTCTCAATCTCGCCAAAATAGCGAAGAGAATGCCATAGATTTGAGCCAGTACCCTTCCGAGAGGGTCAGAAACTTTTCCATTATCGCGCACGTTGACCACGGCAAGTCTACGCTCGCTGACCGGCTTTTGGAGCTCACTGGGACCATTAAGAGGGGCCATGGTCAGCCTCAGTACCTCGACAAGTTGCAG GTAGAGAGAGAACGGGGAATTACGGTAAAAGCTCAGACAGCAACTATGTTTTACAATCACAATTTTCATGGTACCAACGTACGTGATATGCAAGACCAAGCAAGTTTTCTACTAAATCTGATAGACACACCAGGTCATGTGGATTTCAGCTATGAAGTATCAAGATCCCTAGCAGCTTGCCAGGGTGTTCTTTTGGTTGTTGATGCTGCGCAAGGTGTTCAAGCGCAAACTGTTGCTAACTTTTATCTTGCTTTTGAATCCAACCTGACAATAATACCTGTCATAAATAAGATTGACCAGCCAACTGCCGATCCTGAACGGGTTAAAGCTCAGCTGAAATCAATGTTTGACCTTGACCCTATAGATGCTCTCTTAACATCTGCCAAAACGGGGCAGGGTCTGGAGCAAGTCCTTCCTGCAGTTATAGAGCGCATTCCTCCTCCTCCTGGGAAGAGTACTTCACCTTTGCGTATGCTTTTATTGGATTCGTATTATGATGAATACAAAGGAGTAATATGCCATGTTGCAGTTGTTGATGGTATGCTGCATAAGGGGGATAAGATTTCATCTGTAGCAACTGGCCAAGCTTATGAAGTTTTGGATGTTGGGATCATGCATCCTGAACTCACCCCCACTGGAGTCCTTCATACTGGACAAGTGGGATATGTTGTGAGTGGAATGCGTTCAACCAAAGAGGCTCGTGTTGGAGACACTCTTTATTATAGTCGAAGCATTGTAGAGCCACTTGCag GATTCAAGCCTGCAAAACATATGGTCTTCTCTGGTCTTTATCCGGCTGATGGATCTGATTTTGAAGCGCTCAATCATGCAATAGAGAGACTGACATGCAATGATGCTAGCGTCTCCATTACCAAAGAGAGTAGCACTGCACTAGGTCTGGGTTTTAG GTGTGGTTTCTTAGGCTTACTTCACATGGATGTTTTCCATCAGCGGCTTGAACAG GAGTATGGAGCTCATGTTATTTCTACTGTTCCAACTGTTCcttatatttttgagttttctgATGAAAG CAAGGTTGAAGTACAGAATCCTGCTGCATTGCCCTCGAATTCCAAGCTACGTGTTACAGCTTGTTGGGAACCTACTGTACTAGCTACAATTATCATTCCTAGTGA GTATGTGGGGGCTGTTATTACCCTATGTTCTGAGAGGAGAGGGCAGCAGTTGGAGTACACATTCATTGATAG TCAGCGGGCATTTATGAAGTATCGCTTGCCTTTGAGGGAAATTGTTGTTGACTTTTACAATGAACTGAAAAGTATAACATCAGGATATGCATCGTTTGATTATGAGGACACTGA TTATCAACAATCTGATCTGGTGAAACTCGATATCCTCTTGAATGGACAACCAGTTGATGCAATGGCAACCATTGTTCACACCTTGAAGGCACAACGTGTTGGTCGTGAACTGGTTGATAAACTGAAAAAATTCATAGACAG GCAAATGTTTGAGATAACAATACAAGCTGCAATTGGATCGAAGATCATTGCAAGGGAGAC GATTACGGCTTTGAGAAAGAATGTTCTCGCGAAGTGTTATGGTGGGGACATTACTCGGAAGAGGAAGTTGTTGGAAAAgcaaaaggaaggaaagaagcGAATGAAGCGCATTGGTTCTGTTGATATACCTCAAGAAGCATTTCATGAACTACTGAAGGTTTCATGA
- the LOC121252673 gene encoding probable WRKY transcription factor 72, with translation MTLKMPTPCVVGLEERSFESVVAHQISQDHQAAARQNIELESAKAEMGEVKEENERLKMMLEKIEKDYQSLQLSFFDIIKQEASKRSCTESAPSHEQIHQESELVSLCLGRSTPSLELKRDEKGCNNPCNSKTIKDLEWKYNLNLGWESTEQLASSDPSSKEPNKQIVEAGDTWLPSKTLKTRRNGDDEISQQTNVKRARVSVRARCDTPTMNDGCQWRKYGQKISRGNPCPRAYYRCTVAPECPVRKQVQRCAEDMSILITTYEGTHNHPLPTSATAMASATSAAASMLLSGSSISEPGLGSTTTTIAAPILNAFNLNLLDNLRAKRFYLPNSSSTPLFPTVTLDLTASPSPPLTLFNRSSSSFVSNPRFPSRSLSFSSSEPVIPTGWDSGYHGYTAEPYNKTHTGFLNPGKQSQEHFYQSYLEKNHQASSQESITETLTKAIASDPTFRSAIASTISSMVGGGATRDNQGGVERLCQKPKWGEPVQAVYPDPSAQNGKACATSYFNRFSLPLSVSKITSASSPTIEDQMNRQV, from the exons ATGACGTTGAAAATGCCTACCCCTTGTGTTGTAGGTTTAGAAGAAAGGAGTTTTGAATCTGTTGTTGCCCACCAGATCAGCCAAGATCATCAGGCCGCCGCTAGACAG aacATTGAACTTGAATCTGCCAAAGCTGAAATGGGAGAggtcaaagaagaaaatgaaagattaaaaatgatgttagagaaaatagagaaggaTTATCAATCTCTACAATTGAGTTTCTTTGACATCATTAAACAAGAAGCTTCGAAGAGATCATGTACGGAGTCAGCTCCCTCACATGAACAAATTCATCAAGAATCTGAATTAGTATCTCTCTGTCTCGGAAGAAGTACTCCAAGTCTTGAGCTGAAAAGAGACGAGAAAGGTTGCAACAACCCTTGTAATAGCAAGACTATTAAAGATTTAGAATGGAAGTACAACCTTAATCTTGGATGGGAGTCTACGGAGCAGCTTGCTTCTTCTGATCCAAGCTCAAAAGAGCCTAATAAACAAATTGTAGAAGCTGGAGACACATGGCTACCAAGTAAAACTCTAAAAACAAGGAGAAATGGAGATGACGAAATTTCACAACAAACCAATGTGAAGAGAGCTAGGGTTTCTGTGAGAGCTAGATGTGACACTCCGACG ATGAATGATGGATGCCAATGGAGGAAATATGGACAGAAAATATCGAGAGGAAACCCATGCCCTCGAGCATACTATCGTTGCACAGTTGCACCTGAATGCCCAGTAAGAAAACAG GTGCAAAGATGTGCTGAGGACATGTCCATCTTGATCACCACCTATGAGGGAACCCACAACCACCCCCTTCCAACGTCAGCCACAGCTATGGCTTCTGCCACTTCGGCTGCCGCTTCTATGCTATTATCTGGCTCATCTATATCTGAACCTGGCCTCGGTTCAACAACCACTACGATTGCTGCTCCTATACTCAATGCATTTAATCTAAATCTCTTGGATAACTTGAGAGCAAAACGATTTTACTTGCCCAACTCTTCTTCAACGCCCCTTTTCCCAACCGTCACTCTGGACCTCACTGCCTCTCCATCCCCTCCACTTACTCTTTTTAATAGATCATCTTCAAGCTTTGTTTCAAACCCAAGATTTCCTTCAAGAAGTCTTAGCTTCTCATCCTCAGAACCCGTCATACCAACGGGTTGGGACAGTGGATACCATGGTTATACCGCAGAACCCTACAACAAAACCCACACCGGATTCCTAAATCCAGGAAAACAATCCCAAGAACATTTCTACCAATCTTATTTGGAAAAGAACCACCAAGCTTCCTCTCAAGAGTCCATAACTGAAACCTTAACCAAAGCAATTGCGTCAGACCCAACTTTCAGGTCCGCAATTGCATCCACAATTTCATCAATGGTAGGAGGTGGTGCAACCCGTGATAACCAAGGTGGAGTAGAGAGATTATGCCAAAAGCCGAAGTGGGGTGAGCCAGTTCAGGCCGTTTATCCTGATCCATCAGCTCAAAATGGGAAAGCATGCGCAACAAGCTACTTCAACAGATTTTCATTGCCATTATCCGTCTCCAAGATTACTTCTGCATCTTCTCCCACTATTGAGGATCAAATGAACCGACAAGTCTAA